In Miscanthus floridulus cultivar M001 chromosome 19, ASM1932011v1, whole genome shotgun sequence, the DNA window gTCGATACAGGCGCCGCATCCAACACCACCACCGCATTCTCCCTCTCCGCCACCGCCCGAGTCCACGGCGGCGGAAGAGAAGGCGGGTGGAACTGAAACCGGAAGGTGCGACTTGTACGACGGGGAGTGGGTGCAGAACGAGGAGGCGCGGCCGCTTTACCCGCCGGGGACGTGCCCCTACGTGGACGAGGCGTACGCGTGCGCGGCGAACGGCCGGCCGGACTTCAGGTACACGCGGTGGCGCTGGGCGCCGCGCCACTGCAGCTTCCCCAGGTATCACTACCAACCCACCCACCGACACGTTTGTGTTGCGTCCCCAAAAATGTTGCTGATTCGCGCGCTAGGTCCGTAGGTTCAACGCGACGGACTTCCTGGAGAGGCTGCGCGGCAAGCGGCTGCTGCTGGTGGGCGACTCGATGAACCGGAACCAGTTCGAGTCCATGCTCTGCGTCCTGCGCGAGGCCCTGCCGGATAAGGCCAGGATGTTCGAGACGCACGGGTACAGGATCAGCAAGGGCCGAGGCTACTTCGTCTTCAAGTTCGCGGTAAATGAAATCAATCAAGTGTAGTGGCAGCCTGCAAACTACTGTAGCTAGCTAGCCTGGAATGGAGGTAGAGGAGGATGATGAACTCGTTcagcatgtgtgtgtgtgtgacgaACGAACGTAGGACTACGGCTGCACCGTGGAGTTCGTGCGGTCGCATTTCCTGGTCCGCGAAGGGGTGCGCTTCAACAGGCAGGGGAACTCTAACCCGGTCCTCCAGATCGACCGCATCGACAAGACGGCGAACCGGTGGAAGAAGGCCGACGTGCTCGTCTTCAACACCGGCCACTGGTGGACGCACGGCAAGACGGCGAGAGGGTACGCACGGCTTTCGCTGGTAGATTTGTGCTGTTTCTGCAGCTCCAATAATCAGCCTCCTCTGGTCATAGTTACTGATCAGTCTCGAATTTTGAACGGTGTGCACAGACAGAACTACTACAAGGAAGGCGACACGTTGTACCCTCGATTCGACTCGACTGAAGCTTACAGAAGAGCTCTGAAGACATGGGCTCGCTGGATCGACAGGAACATGGACCCGGCGAGAAGCGTCGTCTTCTACCGAGGATACTCCACTGCGCATTTCAGGTGACGATAGATCGAGCAACCAACAGAAGTAGTGTGAAGCTGTGGCGTGATGTCATGATCCTTTTTTGTTGCAGGGGAGGCGACTGGGACTCCGGCGGCTCGTGCAACGGCGAGACGGAGCCGACGTTCAGAGGCGCCATCATCGACAGCTAccctctgaagatgaggatcgtGCAGGAGGCCATCGGCCGGATGCGGTTCCCGGTGCGGCTGCTGAACGTCACGAAGCTGACCAACTTCCGCAGGGACGCCCACCCGTCGGTGTACGGCAAGGCCGGGGACAGGAAGGTGTCCAAGAGGAAGCAGGACTGCAGCCATTGGTGCCTCCCCGGCGTGCCGGACGCCTGGAACGAGCTCATCTATGCCTCTCTTGTCTTGGAACCCAATCCTGTCGCATGGGAAACCAGATGAGAGAGCTTATTAGCAAGGCTGTGAACAGCCTTGATGGCTCGTGTTGCTGCTATCAGCTATTAGCAAGTGTGGTGCTGTTGCTATCGCGGTCAGACGCAGCACTGTGCAATTGATTAACGGACTTTTATACGTGTGCACGCCACTTCAAAAATTTGGTATAGTATCATTCAAATCCCCAGCCTTCGCAAAACTATTTGCGTTCTGTCGAGCTTTAGGATCTTCAAGATGCGACTTCACCACTAATAAATGCATTGTAAAATAAATTTTCAACAAAGATCAGCACACATGATATAGTCTACGTATGTTTCagaatttatgagttttataatAGTTGGAAAAACATGAGATCGAACAGTGGAAAACAGAAAGTACTCATGCAAAGGTACTAGGAAGTACCAAAATACGTGGGATTGGTACCAAACGCATAGAGAGTAGATACCTATATTTTCTAGTTGTTTTTCTGTATTTTTTTTCAGAAAATAAAGGGCACCTAGGtaatttaactcggtttgatgtCACCGACCATCAAATCCATCGCGCCCCGGTGCCAATATCCTCATCTCTCCTCCATCCCCGAGCATCATCACGGACATGAGAATTGTCCATGGTGAGCTCCTTTAGGGCAGCATAGTCAACAAAAGGTGAAGGGTGGATCCCCTCATCCTGCCTTTCCCATGCGTCTGGCCCACAGTCGGCTGCCACCTTCGCTGCTCCAGTCTAGATCGAGTTGGGCGACAATCCTCGTGCACGACCGCCAATGGATCACGTGCAACTTGAGTTCCACCTCCGGAATGCGGGTCCAGGCGCACCCTCACCGCCGACAGTTTGCTTGAGGTGGAGATGATTTGTGCGCCTGTGCAACCTAGCCTCAACCCTTTCTCCACGTCGTGCGTGGAGCGCCACAACCGGATAGGGCAGATCCTATGCATCTCAAAAACACCCTCCTCCTAGCCATACATTGTCACCGTCGCCCTCGTCCTGGACACCATCGTAGGTAGGGCTGGTGGGCTAGTTCTTAGGGTTGAGCTGGTGAGTTCCGACCACAAAGTCACTGCATGGAATCATCACAACAAAAATAGTTAATAAACTATGAACCATGAATTTGATAGATGTGAAATGATTAATGATTGCTTTTGTGATGATTTGAGCAAGCCATATGTGTTGGTTTTGATAAAACGGTGCAACTGAGTTGTCGTGGAAGCCTACTGTTTGTTGTCGAAGCTCACGAACCGAGTGGGGTGCCTGCTCTCCGGCAGTCGATGAATGGAACGGGGGCGGCTGCATCTACAACGGAAGGCGTCAGCAGTGAGCGGGGGCCGCCGGCATTGAACAGATCGACTTGACTCCATAAAAGTATACAGTCAAATATTAAGCAATTACCAATATATATCTCTCTATGAATTTAATTTTCTAATTTTATTTCTCAAATTAATGTTCtgtaaaaataaaaatagaaagcaCCTAAAAAGTACCGGTGGTACTTTTCAACCACGAGAAAAGCCAATGAAGACGTACTCGGTCGGTTTACGCGATCCAAACATAAATGGCGTAGCTTCGTGGGCGGCCCAAGCTACTGAGGCCTAGTACGCTTATATAGAAAGAAAACTGGTCCCAACCAGGGCGTTCTTCGGTTCTCTCAAAAATCTCCTTGTCTCCGTACTCCTGCATCTCAGCCTCACCGGTGGTGGGTATGGCGTTGCTGGGCCGGCGGATCGGGGTGGCGGCGGCAGCTGCCGCGTTCATCGCCCTCGCGGCGTTCGGATCCGCCTCGTCCTCGCCCAAATCCTTCGTGAAGTCCACCGTCTCCGCCCACGACGTTGTCATCTTCTCCAAGTCATACTGCCCGTACGACCCCTCTCGCCCTTAATCCCTTCTCGTCTTTTTCCTTACGGAGATCCAGATTCTAAGCCTGGATTCTGGGTGCGATTGCTGTGATATCCAACCTAACTCGTAGCTATAGAAAATATGGTATATAGCTGTTAGTTGTCACTGATTTTCATCCTTTCGCTTGCTCAAAATTGTCTGTTGTTGTGGTTTTTTAGCGCACAGGCGGTCTATTATTTTGTAAGCTGATTGCTCGAAAAAAAATATATACTGCAAGTCTGACCCTAATTACTGGTGGAGCTGAGGGGTTGTTTCGCCCTTTTTTTTGGCATGCCCAGCTGTAGAATTCCGGTTTCTGTAGTACAGAAATCCACAACTTGGATCCTATACCAAATTAGGAAAAGCCCAGCACAGTTCTGTCCTAGCAAAGTAGCAACCATGAGTTACTGCCCTTTATGCCGTGACCAAATTGTTGTCTGCTTTGCATTTCTTGGCACATTCTGTGAAAGTGCTTTTACTCTTCTTGAGTGCTTGTATGATGTAAAAATGATTCACTGCTTGTTCTGTTTAACAATTTTATTTACTCTGATGTCACTGTGTAAGTGTAAGAGAAATGTTCTTGGCAGAAATTACAACAATTCTCTTGAGGTGGTGGCTCTTGTGTCCACCTGATTAGCTCACTAGGTCTCTTGCGGTGCAGTTCAAAAAGCTAAACTCAAATGTTTATCAAGTTTAATACACACACTTGTGGGGAGTACATAACATTAAGAAAATGCACTGATAAGTGATATAGTCAGATAATCAGGTGACTTGAGCAGCAAATGCACAATGATAACGTTTGAACAATGAATGTATGGAGATGACGCTTTGTGGTTGTAGCTCCTGTACCAAAGTACATACACTTATCAGCATTTTACATGTCTGGTGTAAGAAACTCTTTTATCTTATGAGAGCACTAAATTTCCCAGGTACTGCAAAAGAGCAAAGGCCGTGTTTAAGGAGCTTGAGTTGAAGAAAGAGCCATATGTCGTGGAGCTTGATCAGCGAGGTTTGCTTTACGTTCATTTTTGTATCACTAATTACTGTTTTAGAGTGCCTGCTGCCTTGCTCTATGCTCCCTAATCCAGTCATGTTTTGTTGGTCTAGTGGAAGTGTCACAGTTTCGTTGAAATAACGAGGGTAGAGTTATGAAATACATCTTTCATAGTGTTTTCAGTCAGCAAGTCTTTGCAATTGCACAGTTAGATTTTGCATAGTCAACGATACTATAAAATATAAAGAAATATATTGAACCCCAAAAGAAAAGGTAAAGTATCCATGCGGGAGTATTCTTAATTGACATTCTGCATTCTGCATAGAGATGTCCTATAGGTTCGTATCGTAGGTAAGCACAAATGTCTTTCACATCATAATGTGAATTACATAGAACCATAAACAAACACAAATACTTCTTGATGAAGCATGCACAAATGTCTTCAAGTGTCTCTTACGTCATAACGTGAGTTACATTGAACCATAAGCAAATGCAAATACCTCTTGACACCTTCCATTTCACAATTGTTCTACACATTCCCTGCTGCCACAATGACAGATGTGTCCATGAAGACAGTGGACAGTATGCACATAATGGGCAGAGGATGGCAGTTTAACTGATAAGATTGCACTACTGTATTGTTGTTTCTTTGGACCCATCTCATTCAAGTTTCATGTGCCCTATTCAAGTTAGCCAATGATATAAGAGACGTTTCATGATAAATGAAAGACGTGGTTCATATAGTAAAGCAGTAAAGCCACAATATAATTACCAAAGTCAGTGAGAAAACAGGACATGAGACATCAGCAATAGGACCGGAAAATGCGAAGTAAAGGCCTTTAGGATGCACCCTTATTCTTCCTATCTGTTTATTCCCTTTTTATCTAATATAAAGCAGAATGGTCAATTATATCAAATCCAACAATCATACGTGTGAATCCTTTATGCTGATTTTAGCCCTTGAGCATATTCTAGGACAGTTTGTGATGATGCCACAATGGAACAATGTTTTCCCTTTGTGGTGCAGAGGATGGTTCGGAGATTCAGGATGCCTTACGTGACATAGTTGGCAGGCGTACTGTTCCTCAAGTTTTTGTCCATGGAAAGCACTTGGGGGGCTCTGACGGTACCTTTTTCTGTACACAAATCAGATAAAATAAAACGGATGCTTTGTAACATCCTTTGAATGCTCATGCCTATTATTTTTGCACGTTTACTTGAATTGCAGATACTGTTGACGCTTATGAAAGTGGAAAACTGGCTAAACTTCTGAACATCGGAGTCAAGGACGATCTTTGAGTGACATGCTAGCATCAGTGGTCTCTTGTTTTGAGTGATCAGTGGATTTTTATGCGACTGATTAACATATAAAGGATATGTATCTGAATGTTTTATTATAGTTTATACCCTTTGAACCGTATTTTGATTGTTCGCCCATTAAGCATTATCTCGTGTTAATTTTATCATTAGATTGGGCTATCGGTGATTGCACAATCATTCTTCCCATTGGACATGCACATACCTAGATAGTTTGATTTACTCGTAGCATTCCAATCATTGAAACATTTTGTTCTATATCTTTTATAGCATGTACATGTCCAAAACTCTAAATAGGAACTGTCCGTCTACACCCTTTTGCGATATTGTTTGCAGATTGCTAATGTTGATTGAGTTAACCGTTAACTCCGTTGACTGTATCTACGTTAGGTGATAAAGTCTGTGAGAGCCCATTTGTTGGATACCTCAAAGTTTCGACTTATCCCGCACTGCCAGGTATCCATACAACTGTGTGGACTACTGTTAATAGGAGTTTTACTGTTTTAGAGAACCTCAATGGAAAGATCTGTATCATTTTAGTTGGCAGTCTCAGACCTCAATTGAGGTCTTTCAGCTTTTTTGTTTTAGCCAACCTCAATGGCAGATGGGGCATGCACTTCCTCGTCAGGACCGCAAGGCAAGTCCTTTGAAAACTCCATGGTCACGAGTGGCCATGATTTTACTGTCATAACATCGTTGATCTCCTTACTGATCTCTGATTTGTTCATTCCTTCAGTGGTCTAGTCCAACTTGCCGTGATGGGTATCCAATGTTTCATAAGCAACCGTGGATGACaaagaataaaaaaaaacaataacCAATCTTAACATGTGACTCTGTCAGGAACCTAGGATTAAAATCAAGTAAGATGGAGGATGTAACAGGGTACCCGTAACAGTACGGGAACTGAATGGATTTAGGCTAGACCACACATGGTTCTTACGACAGTCAGCAGTAAGAAATGGTTCAAACTATTTCAAAAAACATACTTCAGTCattcttttttttgaaacttgTTACATCCACAATTCATTCATATAATATACTCACATATGTAAAAGTTAAGATGCAAACTCAAAGTAGGAAAATTCATACCAAAATACACACCGTGGAAGTCACACTGGACTGGGGAGGTCAACCAGTAGTTTATCGGggtatttacatatttaccattattatGGATGGTATCTTACACTGTGTCACTGACACATAAATCACTGACATGGTATTTTTTATACCACTCACATCATAaatgatggtaaatatgtaaataatccTAGTTTATCTGCTGGAATATTTTTTGAGAGGAATCTGCTGGATCTAATATCGCCGGAACCAGTAGTTTAACAATATTGGTCGGGCTCAAATTCTCGATTGGGCTGGAAGGAAAACCTGCCTGATGACCTAAGGCCCAAGAGAGAAAGGCTTAAACTGACGCCTCGAAGCCCAAGGCCCGACAGTAACGTTACCTCAAAGTCTCGAACGAACCCTAGCCGCCGCTACACGGCCGCAGAGGCATCGTCTACTGGAACTCCAGTCTCACCAGCCAGCCACCACGCCCACTCCGTGCTCCGGCCATTCCCCATGATTTTGCCGCGGATGCCGACGAATCTCCTCCCGGCGCGGACGATCTCCCCTGTCTCAAATGGCTGCGCAGCGACGGCGAGCCCCTCTTCGCCCTCGGTGGCTGCACGGCCACGGCGACCCTCTTCAGGTCTTCAATCTGTGTATGTATCACGGGTCTCGTCCCAATCTACTCTTTTGCTGAATGCGACTTCTTCTTGTTTCGTGTTCTTGTTTCTTGCAAATATCGATTGGATTTCATCTCACCATGGAGGATGATATCTTAGTCGTATCAAATTTGGCGTGCTTTTGTTCAGTCAAATATGGTCAAACCGATGGCAATAGTACATTTCCTTTGAAAGGATATACTAAGAGATGATTATGAAAAACAAAATGAGCGAAAAAAAACGAAATTGGTAGTATATTTTTGAAAGTTTGAATTCATGTCCAAGGATGCATGAATCTAACACTATGGGGAGAATTCATCGTGTCCATCTCTTCTTCAGTATCTCTGTACTTCCCATACAATTCACAAGGAGTTGCCATGAATTTTTATTTTACTTACCATTCTGCATTCATCCTTGCTTCCAAACACAACACGCTAATACAGGTGGGTACTTGTGCAGGACTGGCAGAGGGAAGTTTCCCTTGGCAGCCATCACTCTAGATGATTATCTTCCAATGCGAAGTACTGAAGTGAAGAACCGGTAACTTGTTTATTTCTAAAAGAATGCTGACAATAATTCATCTGTATTTTTGGTAGCTGACAGGATGTTAGTTTTTGGTGAAATTTGCCATATACATCAATCTGATGAGAATAAAATCGCTTCTTCGCCTTTGATTGTCCTGATCAATCTTTTTTGCTTATCTTAGCCCTCATATTCTGAACTGTTATTGAAAATTAATACATGCTGGAAAAAAAATCCATTTTATATAGCCACCAGTTGGAGCTTGATGCCAGCTTTTCCCATATCCAAATTTTTTGTAGAACAGTTGTAATTGTTCCTTGTTGCTTAGATAAGTCAGGTTCAAGATATAGCTAGCTTGAAATCATTTCATGGCCTTGTTTGAGCTTTAGATTCTACAGACATGATAGGTGTATGATAAGTTCAAAGTCTTGAGCTAGAAGAATCATTTACTCAATAGAGTAACATGATATGTTGTTATTTTCATTAAGCTAATATGTGAAATTGTCCTAATTATGTTGAATCAGCAATTGTCTCTGCAAGATTAAAAATGCTGCAGCTAGAAAAATCTAGTCAGAAAGTAAAATGTGAATTGCTTTGTCTGGAAGAAAAGAATATCAATAAATATATGCTTGGTTATTAAATGGTACTTGTAGTGCTATTTGAAGTTTGTTCTTCTTAATGAATGAACGATCCTGTACATTCTTTGGTAACTGCAGTTAGTATTTTTCTGTTCAGGGTTTTATAGCTCAGTAGTCAAGTGGATACTACTGTTTGCTCACAAGTAGTTGAAGGATTTGATTCAGAGTTATCTTCTACTTTGGTCTGATCTTCCTCTTTCTGAGATGCAGGACATCAACAGATGACATCACAAGTCTGAGACTAATCACAGCAGTCAAAACCCCCTATTTGCCTGATGGAAGATTCGATCTGGAAGCATATGATTCTCTCATAAACATGCAGATAGAGGGTGGTGCTGAAGGTGTAATAGTTGGGGGAACAACAGGAGAGGGTCACCTCATGAGTTGGGATGAACATATCATGCTCATTGGGCATACAGTGAACTGCTTTGGCTCTAGAATTAAAGTGATAGGCAACACAGGAAGTAACTCAACCAGAGAAGCTGTTCACGCAACAGAGCAGGGATTTGCTGTTGGCATGCATGCAGCTCTCCACATCAATCCTTATTATGGGAAGACCTCAACTGAAGGAAtgatttctcattttgaggcTGTCCTCCTAATGGGCCCGACCATTATCTACAACGTGCCATCCCGGAGTGCCCAGGATATCCCCCCTGAAGTTATTGTGGCAATTTCAGGCTATCCAAACATGGCAGGTGTCAAGGAATGCGTTGGGCATGAGAGGATCAAGCACTATGCTGACAAAGGTATAACAATTTGGAACGGTAACGACGACGAGTGCCATGAGTCTAGGTGGAAATATGGTGCTACTGGAGTCATTTCTGTTACTAGCAACCTTGTTCCTGGGCTCATGCATAGCCTCATGTACAAAGGCGAGAATGCGATGCTGAATGAGAAGCTATTACCCCTGATGAAATGGTTGTTCTGCCAACCAAATCCGATTGCTCTCAACACTGCTCTGGCTCAGCTCGGCGTGGCAAGGCCCGTCTTCAGACTGCCATATGTTCCGCTTCCTCTTGAAAAGAGGACCGAGTTCGTCTGGATTGTTGAGGCTATTGGACGGGGGAATTTTGTGGGACAAAAAGAGGTCCGGGTTCTTGATGATGATGATTTCGTGTTGATCAGTAGGTACTAGGAAGTGAGTTTGGTAGTCTCTGAAATTTGATGAATAAAACTCTAGTTTGTACCTTGGGTTTACAGACTTCGTTCTGTTCATCAGTCGTTGGTTTTATCTATCAATTTATTAATGGCTCTACTTTGGCTGCATTGTACAATGTATGTATCAATTTATTATTGGCCCTACCTTGGCTGCATTGTAGTTTATTACATTGAATTGACTACTAGTTACATGAAAAAAATAATCACTTTTTCCTATCCCTGTCACATGCCAAAACCTGTTGACAGTTATACAAAATTAATATAGATTTTTAGCGACCTTGCTACACGAAAACATCAATTATATATGTTGGGCAACAGGGATACGGATGCCAAGAATTGTCCACGGTTGGATCAAGACAAAAGGCTGCCAGTATGGAGGGTAATCGTGCCACCGAATTGAATAAACTGATGCTCGATCATCAAATCTTCTCGTTCCCTCGTGCTGGGGTCATAGAGTATGCTCCAAAACTCGGAGTGATGCCAATGCGCCGAGGCGGGTAGTAGCTCCATCTTATCTGCACGTTAGGCCCTCCATAATGTGCTCCTGGAGTGATGCCAGAAAAAGAGAGAAGATTTAGGCACTACTTCTCACATTGCAGCATACGGTGCCAAGTTCTAGTGAAGCCAGAAAAAAGTTGAAACGGCGTAAGAAGAGGAACCGACACCCATTCAATAAAAAATGAATTAGTTGCTCAGCCACCCATATCCCTCCTCACACTCATACCTGTCCTTGCCTGCGCATGCTCTCTTTTTTGTGGCTCGGTGGCCAGTGGATCCATGCAATGATGCTACCGATGCCCACCATTACGGTATACGAGGAGTGATGCCAGTAAAGAGAGTGGGACCTAAATTTTTTTGGGGGCATCACTACGCCATTGTGGAAGGCCTTACCTCCTTGTCACTCTTGTTGGTGGCCGAGGTGGCTAGTAGCCCCATCTTCCATATCTGCATGTTAGGTCCATGTCACTCTTGTTGGTGGCTTCATAGTAATCCATAGTCACTTGCAGAAGCTACGAACACCCTGTCAGACAAAAGTTTCGGGAACCCGTTCAAACAAGTGTTATAGAGAGGGTATGCCCTTCACGCCTTTCCAGAGATTGAGAGAGCATGAGAAAAATAGCATCCTGCAAAAACTAGAAGGTGCATTTCACTtttccctgttcgcttgaacttatcagccggcttatcatctagaatctacagtatttttctctcacaacaaaacagtttcagccggctttaataccagctaaACATGCCTTGATAgttatggtacaatatttttctctcaacaaaacagcatcagctggTTTATCAGCCacaaaaaccatcagccgaacagggccaacTGTCTGCGTTGGGGCTGGCTTAAGTTGTGTGAATGACGAAAGGTCGAAAGCCTAGACACATTACACACACTGGCCCTGGTACCTCCTCAATACATCCTATACCTGGATTGTTacagaaaaaaaactaataataatTCCTTCCAATAATTCGCATTCCAATATTACGGAGCGTTTATTCACCACAGGGTCACCACCCTGCCGGCCATGTAGTTGTTGGTTATGTACTGCCCAATGTGGTTCTAAGTTCTTATTTATCAAACTATAATAGGTAGCCCTCCTGCTTGTtcgttttaaaaaaaatcactgCCGGAAACATTTGAAACTGTTAGGTAGCAAAAATTTTACATTCATACTCATCCACACCACTTCACTCGTGCATTTTATGCTTATGAACAGCAGTCACAAAATGCTTCAGCAGCAACTGGTAATTCAGAAATCAGACAAACAGGACCACATTCAGTACCAAAGCATGATAGGCTGATAGGTCAACGTTATCTCATAATGAACAACTTCACGTGGTAACATAATGTTGTGATGACACATTACGGTGGTGTTTATATGTACAGATTACTTGCCACGCTGTCGACTTTAGACAAAGGTTAAAAGAAACAAAGAATGAGACAGGTAAAAACATGTTTGCCCGCATTATGTCCTTGGATAGTTGGATGAGCCAATCGAACCACGTGGGCATCATTGCTTCTTCAAATAGGAGGTATGTTGGAAAAGGAGAAACCCTTGTACCCTTTGTAAGCATAATATGCTATTCTTGTGTAGTAGAACCCTGGGATGAACATTACCACACCCAGAACTGCAAAGAAAATGCCTGTATCCAAAAAAAAAATGGGGCTAGAGATCAGGTCAAGAATGCTAAAAGTATATTTTATATTGAtaatttgtatatttattgtaaTTCTTTTTACATAAATGCTACTTCCTCTGTTCTTTGAACGAGGTTCGGACCAAATAGTTTAGCCtgtttagggcagtcccaatggtgcattgatgatggtttctatcctcatta includes these proteins:
- the LOC136528594 gene encoding glutaredoxin-C8-like, with amino-acid sequence MALLGRRIGVAAAAAAFIALAAFGSASSSPKSFVKSTVSAHDVVIFSKSYCPYCKRAKAVFKELELKKEPYVVELDQREDGSEIQDALRDIVGRRTVPQVFVHGKHLGGSDDTVDAYESGKLAKLLNIGVKDDL
- the LOC136528845 gene encoding 4-hydroxy-tetrahydrodipicolinate synthase, chloroplastic-like, which gives rise to MILPRMPTNLLPARTISPVSNGCAATASPSSPSVAARPRRPSSGLQSVTGRGKFPLAAITLDDYLPMRSTEVKNRTSTDDITSLRLITAVKTPYLPDGRFDLEAYDSLINMQIEGGAEGVIVGGTTGEGHLMSWDEHIMLIGHTVNCFGSRIKVIGNTGSNSTREAVHATEQGFAVGMHAALHINPYYGKTSTEGMISHFEAVLLMGPTIIYNVPSRSAQDIPPEVIVAISGYPNMAGVKECVGHERIKHYADKGITIWNGNDDECHESRWKYGATGVISVTSNLVPGLMHSLMYKGENAMLNEKLLPLMKWLFCQPNPIALNTALAQLGVARPVFRLPYVPLPLEKRTEFVWIVEAIGRGNFVGQKEVRVLDDDDFVLISRY
- the LOC136529697 gene encoding protein trichome birefringence-like 5, which codes for MPMPSAPRLPWRLAVPLAAAFASVPFILPLTLPLLLRSNASTRALSLNRLTWLPSPTIRTAPTVSPPLAPSPSPPSAPSPPVIQMLPSPPPPPPPSPSPPSAPPSTLMIQAPHSPPPPAIQAPHSPPPPPSSIQAPHPTPPPHSPSPPPPESTAAEEKAGGTETGRCDLYDGEWVQNEEARPLYPPGTCPYVDEAYACAANGRPDFRYTRWRWAPRHCSFPRFNATDFLERLRGKRLLLVGDSMNRNQFESMLCVLREALPDKARMFETHGYRISKGRGYFVFKFADYGCTVEFVRSHFLVREGVRFNRQGNSNPVLQIDRIDKTANRWKKADVLVFNTGHWWTHGKTARGQNYYKEGDTLYPRFDSTEAYRRALKTWARWIDRNMDPARSVVFYRGYSTAHFRGGDWDSGGSCNGETEPTFRGAIIDSYPLKMRIVQEAIGRMRFPVRLLNVTKLTNFRRDAHPSVYGKAGDRKVSKRKQDCSHWCLPGVPDAWNELIYASLVLEPNPVAWETR